GGATTAATGAAAATTATCTGGATGGGACTAAAGCCTTACGGACCTTTTATAGATAAAACTATAAATTTTGAAGGCAGGGAAAATTTCCATATAGTCTATGGACATAACGAATCTGGGAAAACAACGACTTTGAGGGCAGTTAAATCTCTTTTTTTTGGAATCAAAGAAAGAACTGCCGACAGTTTTAAATTTGACGGAAATAAATTAAGAATATTTGCAAAAATAGAAAATTCATCCGGCGAAAGTTTAGTTTTTCAAAGACGAAAGGGGCACTCAAAAACGTTTCTTGACGAAAACGGAAACGAATTGGATATATCAATCCTTAAAAAATTTATTTACGGGTTAGACGAATCTTCTTTCGTCAATATGTTTGGATTCAGCAGAGATGATTTGGTAAACGGCGGAAAAGACATAGTTTTAGGCAAAGGGGATATAGGGCAAAGTCTTTTTGCCGCAGGAACAGGCATTGGCGGATTTAGGAAAATATTAAAAGACTTAGAAGAAGAATCGCAAAATCTTTTTAAAAAAAGAAGTCCCACATCCCTTATAAATAAATATGTTTCGGAATATGAATCTTTAAAAAAGAAAATAAACGATATTTTGCTTCAACCAAAAATTTGGACGGAGCATGAAGAAAATCTTAAAAACGCCGAAGCTAAAAAAATATTTTTAAACAGAAATATAGATTCTTTTAGTGCAAAACTTAACAAGTTTAAGCGAATAAGCGACGCATTGCCTATTATTGCAGAAAGAAAAAACTTAATACAAAAAAAAGATGCCCTCGGCGAAACTTTAATTCTTAGAAAAGATTTTAAAGAAGAACGAATAAATTTAATGAGGGATTTGGACGTTTCATCGGTTGAAGCAAATAAAATAAAGGAAAAAATTGAAAATCTTGAAGCAAACATAAAAAAAATAGTAATACCGGAAAAGTTTATAGAAAATAGAAAGCTTATAGACGATATTTATGTTAGATTTGGAAGTTATCTTAAAGAAACTAAAGATTTACCTGCGCTTTTATCCCAGAGAGACGAGCTTATCGTTGAAATTAAATATTTATCTTCCCAAATAAGACCGGAAACCCCTTTAGACGAAACTTCGCAATTAACGGTAAGTTTGCAAAAAAGTAAAAGCATATCTTCTTTAGCAAATAAATATATTAAACTTGAAGACAAAATCTCAGAAATTTCCGACGTAATAAACAAAACAAATTTAAAGGCGTTATCCGCCAAAAATAAATTAAAAGAGACCGAGAACGGAGAATATTTCAATAACGACAGATTAAAAAAGATTTTGTCGAATATTCAAAAAGACGGCGATTTGGAAAAAGTTTTGTATAAAAAAACGGAAGAGCTAAAAAAAGCAGAAAATTCGTGCAGTATAGAACTTTCAAAACTTCCGTTATGCCGGTGGAATATAGAAGAAATAGAAAAACTTAAGTTACCGTTAATCGAAACGGTAGAAAGATACGAAAATGAGTTTGAAAATACGGATGCGGAAATTATTTGAAAAAGACGTTTTAAACCTTTGCGAAAAAATTATGCCTGAAATAACAAAAAGTCAGGTAAGCGCTATAGTTACTACTTTGCATTCCGAACTTGAAAAAGCCGACAAGGAAAACATAGTACTTGAAAATTATAAAAAATCGCTTGCGGATTATATTAAAGAAATGAAGGAAAAAGAGACGGCCGTCGCCGTTTTGCGATCTAGAATCGATTCTCTTATAAAAGAAGCAGGCTGTATAGATATAAATCAAGTATATAACGTCGAAAACCGATCGGAAGAATTCCTGAATATTTCAAACAGATTAGAACAATCAGACAAAGAGTTGCGGGGGTATTCCAACGGAATGCCAATAGAAGAATTTATTTCCGAAGCGGCAGATATCGATATAGATAAACTTCCCGTTGAAATTTTAAATTTAAACGACGAGATAAAAAGATTGAAAGACGAAGTTTCGGCTTATGAACAGAAAATCGGAGAAGAAAAATCTTTTTTAAGTAAATGCGACGGAAACTCTGCGGCGGCGGACTTGGAGGAAAAAGCTTCTTCCGTTGCGGCACAGATAGAATATTATTCCGAAAGATATATACAATTGCGGCTGGCCCGCGATATATTAAATAAAGAAATCGAAAATTACCGCGTTAAAAATCAGGTTCCGGTCTTAAAAAGGGCGGGGGAAATATTTTCGACGCTGACGACGGGATCTTTTTCAGGATTAAAAGCTGCTTTCGGACAAAAAGACGAAAACATTCTGGTGGGCATAAGGACAAGTACCGAGGGGATAGAAGACGAAATAGGAGTCGAAGGTATGAGCGAAGGCACCTGCGACCAGCTCTATCTTTCATTGCGGCTTGCAAGTTTAGAAAGATATATGGAATCTAATGAGCCAATGCCTCTCATAATCGACGACGTTCTCGTAAATTTTGACGATGAAAGGGCAAAGGCGTGTTTAAAAATTTTCGGGGAAATTTCAAAAAAAAATCAAGTTATATATTTTACCCATCATATGCACATCCTCGATATCGCTTCAGATATAGTCCCGCATAGAGACATGAAAGTCCATAATTTATAATTTAGAAAAATATTGGAATAAAATTTCTATCCTTTTCGGTTAGAATAAATTCTGAAAAAGCCTTAATTTTTTCCTAATAGAATATAAATAGTCAATTTGATATGATATAATTATTTAAAGATATAAATATTGGAGGTATAATAATGGAATTATTTGAAGCTATAGATTCAAGGACGTCGAAAAGAGATTTTGAAGACAAACCCGTCTCCAAGGAGATTATAGATAAAATACTTAAATTATCGCTGAGAGCTCCTTCATGGGCAAATTCCCAGCCTTGGGAGATAGCGGTTTCTACCGGTAAAACCTCCGAATTTATTAAAACTAATCTTTATGAACTTGCGAAAAACTGCACCCCTATTAATCCGGATTATCCTTTTCCCGATTCCTGGCCGGAAAAACAAAACAATAATATGTTTGAAACCGGCAGACACAGGTTTGAATATATAGGCATCAACAGGGACGACAAAGAAAAAAGAACTGAATTTTCCCTTAGCAACTATGTTTTTTTTCATTCCCAAACCGCCATTTTTATATATATGGATGAAAATTTAGGCATATGGTCGGTTTTCGACTGCGGTTTTTTAGCGCAGAACATTTTACTTGCCGCACACGGCTTTGGCTTGGGCGCTTGCCCCCAGGCTTATTTAGTCGCATATCCAGACATTTTAAGGAAAGCGTTTAAACTGCCTAACAATAAAAAGTTTCTGCTCGGAATTTCAATAGGTTACTACAAAAAAGAAAGCAAGGTAAACGAAATAAAAACTTTCAGAAACGAAGACTTCATAAACTATTTTGAATGATAAAGTTTATAAATATGGGCCGTCATTAACCTCGACAGCCTGTTAATGGCTTGAAAATTATAAGGCATTATTTAAAAGTTTATTATTTATATTATTTAAAATGTTTCCGTAAAAATTAATATAAGTTCGGTTCTATATATTATGGCAATCTTATTTTGCTTGCTTTAATATAAATTCTTTCAGAACCGCGGCGTTGTTGTTTATTTCGTTTTTAAGCCCGTATAATAAAGTTACATTTTTGTTTCCCGTTTTTAACAATTTTAATATTTCCGCAATCGAATTATCCAAATCCTGCCCGGCGGATGAATTATGGATACGGTTATATTCCGAAAGTTCTTGCAAATATTTTGCTTTAAATTCTTTGAAATTTATTGCCGCTTCATGAAACGATTTTCTCAATTCGTTTGACGGCGCTATATCTTTAAACCAGAAATCTATTTTTGCCTTTTCTTTGCTTATGCCCCTCGGCCATAACCTGTCCACTAATATTCTTATGCCGTCTTCATCGGACGGTTCATCGTAAATTCTTTTTATATTCAGCATAATTTTTTTCCTCGGGCATTTGTATTATAAATAAATTATATCAGAAAAATATAAAAATTTGCCCAATATTAAAAACTGTTACCGTATGATATAATGAATTATATATTATATATATTCCTTAACTCACTGTTAGGGATTCTTTATTTGGATGAGCCGTCTAAATACCGACGGCTTTAAAACGTATCCGCCTACGCGGGAATGACTATGGTGGGATTGAGGTCTTAACCCAAAAGGTGTCATTCCCGTCTGCATCAAAGACATGCTTTGATAAACGCAGACGGGAATATCTGCGAAAGCAGATATAAACATATATTTTTCTGAATGTATTGAAAAAGCATGTCTTTTTCATCAGAAAAATATGCCGTTTATGCAGTATTTATAATATTTATAATTTGTTAAATCAATTTTTATAGTCTCTAACGGTGAGTTAAGGATATTAAAGTTCATCTACTTAGTTAGTATGATATAAATTATTTTAGGAGATAATATGAAAAAAGCAAACGGAGTAGAAATCTACGAAAATTTAAAAGAGATACTGAATCCGGAGCGTTCTTGCCTTGTCGTGTGGGATGTTCAAAACGGCTTGGTTTCCAGAATATATAATAAAACGGAATTTGTTTCCGATATTAAATATTTGATAAATGCCTTAAGGGGTAAAATTCCCATAGTATATACCCTTATAACCCCTGCGGCAAAAGAGTTCAGGTCTTCATGGTCGTATTACGCTATGATGAAGCGTTTCGGCGTTGACGATCCCGCTAAACTTCCAGATTTTATGGCGAAGGGTTCAAGCGACAGAAATATTCTCGAAGATATAGCGCCGCAGGATGGCGATATACTGCTTGAGAAGCCTACGGCAAGCATATTTATCGGAACTTATTTTGAGCAGATGATGAAAAACAGGAACATAAATACTATTATTTTTACCGGAATAGCCACGGAAATAGGGGTCGAATCTTCTGCAAGGGATGCGGCAAACCGCGGATTTTACCCTGTAATCGCAGAAGACTGCGTATCTTCTATGGATAAGGACGCTCACGGCAGGTCTTTGGAAAATATGAGAAAAATGTTTATATGCGAAAATTCTGAAACTATCGTGGAAAATATTCTTAAATAAAATTATATGATTCTGCCAAATCAAAAAAAAGCAGCGCGTTAGATATTTCGTATTAGCCTAATTTTTGTACTATTTTTTAATAATTTATTAGATCTGCTTTTTTAACTGTTTTTACCGTCACACTATATATTTTGATAAAATTATACTAGCTGTTTATTCAGTTATTGATATTATATTACGATAATACAATAAACTTTATTGGCAACATAAGCGAAACGGCCATAAGTAAATATTCATTATATTTAATTATATTTATTCTGTAATTAAAATAACGGTTTGCCCACGTCCGATACGTCTTTCAAAGCAGCATCGGTTTCACCGTTATCTTTTTCGAACGGTATAATATCAATAGAATCATCGAAATCAGCCATATATATTTTTTGTTCTTTTTTAGAAACCAGCAGCCATATTGTATAGCAAAGTCCCATTAAAAGCATAATAGCAGTAATTAAATCAATTGAAGAACCGAAATATTTGGGTCCGTAAACAAAAAATAATGCAAGAATAGTTCCTAAATATATAAAAACAAAAAAAGCGCCGGATAAGATAATAATATGATTGTGATTAGTTATGGAATGTTTGATGTTTTTATGATATTTTAATAAAAATATTATAGTATTAAAACTGTCTAAAAAAAACTCCGCTACTAAAAAAAATCCTGCCGTCGCCAGAACTATATTAAAAAAATTTTCAAACGAGGGAAAAAAAATTTCTAACAAAATCGTTGCGAAAGATAGAATCAGCGGTATTAATATAGACCATTTTGGAACTCTTTTTTTTGATAAAAATCCAAAAAATTTTGGCATTATTTTGTCTCTCGACATTGAAAAGAGCGCCCTTGACAATATAAAAGTAGTAAGCCATAAAGACCCTGCCGTCGAAGCAACTAAGGCTAATTTTATAACCGGCAGAATAGCGGGATTAGTATTATTAGCCCATGCAAGTAATACGTCGGGACTTGATTTTAATGTTTTTAAAGACGTTTCATGAAGTAAAATAGGCCATATAATATAATAATAAACAACTACCATTATTGCGCCTATTATTCCGCTTTTACCCGGAGTTAATTTTGGCTTTTCCGATTCTTCTGAAGCATATGAATCTATTTCCCAGCCATCAACAATCGTAGCCCCAACAATCATGCATACTAATATTCCGGAAAAATTAAAATTAGAAAATGAAAATATACTGCCGCTATGCATGCCGTATGAAAATTTATCCCATATTCTATATCCTATGACCCCTATAAGCAAAACAGCTATAATTTCTACAAATAAAAATATTTGAGTAACAATTGCGGTTAATTTTGTGCCGTATAATAAAACTAATCCGGCAAAAGCAGTCCATATTAATGCAAACAAGATTTCATAAGAAACATTAAATTGATTAAAACCCAGCAAATCAAGCGTAAATCTGGATGCCGGAATTAAAATAGGCGGTATAGACCAAAAATATGCCATTATTATAATCCAAGCCTGAAAATTAGAATAATTAATGCCGACTATTCGTCTTGACCAGTGATACGATGCGCCCGCATTAGGAAAATGTTTGTTTAATACTAAAAAAATCCATGATGAAATTAGAAACGGCAACGCAATTAAGCCTATAGCCAAAGGTACGTATAGTCCCGCGCTTTGAACCATACTCGTTCCTGCGGCTGCAATGCTAAATATGGGCGCTACGCTTGAGATTGAAAGACTCGATAAATCGAATAATTTTAATATCTGATGAAGTTTATTTTTGTCGCCGGCAAGACTACTTCTTTCCATTTGACCCCCCGCAAATGTAAATTAAATCATTTAAAAGCAGGTCTTCCGGCTTGAGCATTCGGATAATCAGCCTTCCCAACATTTATACTAATAATATATGTATAATAAATACATATATTATATTATGAATTATGTAAGTGGCTTAATTGTAATTAGATTATCCTTAAAAAACGATAACTCTTACGGCTGCGGGTACAGCATAGGCTTTTAACCTATTTCCCTTGTCTTTTAAACGGTTGTGAATTTGTTTTTATTTTTTTCTATCTTTATATATATGACATATCCCAAATATTTTTCAATATGCTATAAATATATTTTAAAATTTAATAAAAGTCAATAAATAATAAAATCTCAAAATATAAAAGAATCGATTGTTTTGATTTTATTTATATCTTCCATATCTTCGTTTTAGGAATAACCAAGTCAGTTTAATACTTTAACTATGAAATTTTTCAATTATAAATAAATAGAATTAAAATTTATTAAAGTTTATCTACTTAGTTAATATATAAAAATGACCGAAAGCGAATTTATAAATATTCTAAATTAGTTCTTGAACTGCAAATAAATAAATGTTATATTTGCACTTAAAGGCATAACTGCAAATAAGGATAAATTATATTTGCATTACTTAATTTAAAAGAAGAAAATATGGATATAAAAGAATTTAATGCAGGTTATTATAAACAGCGATACGGATATAAAAGTTTTATACCTTCTTGTATCGATACGGATAAGGAAGCACACGGCAGGTCATTAGAAAATATGAGAAAAATGTTTATATGCGAAAATTCTAAAATTATCGTTGAAAATATTCGTAGATAAACTTATATGATTCCGCCAAACCAAAAAAAAGTAGAAGACCTGATTCAGCTTGATTTAGGATATATTCCGGACGTAAACATCGACGACTACAGGCTTACGATACAAGGATCGGTCGAAAATCCGGCGATTTTCACTTACGAAGACATCGTAAAAATCGGTAACGATAAAGTAACCGACGACTTTCACTGCGTTACCGGTTGGACTAAAGAATCGGCGGAATGGGAGGGCGTTTTGTCGAAGAAACTTGCCGCTATAGTCAAACCCCTTAATAATGCAAAATACGTTTTAATAGGTTCTTACGACGGTTATACGACAAACGTAGATACCGATTTCCTTCTTAAGGACAACTCGATATTTGCCTTAAAATATGCGGGGCAAATTTTAACTCCGGAACACGGTTTCCCCGTTCGCCTCGTTATTCCCGATAAATATGCATATAAAAGCGCAAAATGGATAAAAACGATTACCTTTTTAGACAAAGAAGAGCTTGGATACTGGGAGCAAAGAGGCTATTCCAACGGCGCAGACCCGTTCAAAGAAGAAAGATATGCTTAGAGAAAGAGGAAATTGGCAAAATGAAATTATATTGGTAACTCAAGCGCAGATTATAGTTTGTCGCAAAGTTTAACATCATAGATTTCCACGCAAAGTTTAACGTAATACCCTACTATGATATAATTAATTATGTATTACAAATATAAATAAATAAAATTAAAATTGGAATTAGAATGAAAATTTATTAAGTTTATCTATTTAGTTTAGTTAGTATATAAAAATGACCGAAAGCGAATTTATAAATATTCTAAAAACCGGCGATTTCAAAGAGCGGTTTAATGCCGTAAGCACGGCGGATACCTCTTATCTCATTCACGCTCTTAACGATAAGGACGAAAACGTAAGATATAAAGTCGCCTCAAGAATATCCGCCAAAAATTTAACGCCTCTTATAAACGACCCGTATAAAGAAGTACGTCTAATAGTCGCAAAAAGAATAGACGCAAAAGAGCTTCCAAAAATGCTCAACGACAAATCTTTCTGGGTAAGGCATGCGGTCGCCGAAAGAATAGACGAATCTTTTCTGCCTTCATTAATGAGCGATAAAGAGCCGATAGTAAGAATTAAGGTCGCCGAAAGAATAGACCCGAAATATTTAAAGGATATGATTAAAGACGACGAAGCATTAGTAAGAAAAGCCGTGTCTAGAAGAATCCCCGAAGAATATTTGTCTTTAATGAAAGACGACAATAGCGAAAGCGTCAGAAATATCGTTGCCGAAAGGACGTCT
The DNA window shown above is from Candidatus Acidulodesulfobacterium acidiphilum and carries:
- a CDS encoding APC family permease, whose amino-acid sequence is MERSSLAGDKNKLHQILKLFDLSSLSISSVAPIFSIAAAGTSMVQSAGLYVPLAIGLIALPFLISSWIFLVLNKHFPNAGASYHWSRRIVGINYSNFQAWIIIMAYFWSIPPILIPASRFTLDLLGFNQFNVSYEILFALIWTAFAGLVLLYGTKLTAIVTQIFLFVEIIAVLLIGVIGYRIWDKFSYGMHSGSIFSFSNFNFSGILVCMIVGATIVDGWEIDSYASEESEKPKLTPGKSGIIGAIMVVVYYYIIWPILLHETSLKTLKSSPDVLLAWANNTNPAILPVIKLALVASTAGSLWLTTFILSRALFSMSRDKIMPKFFGFLSKKRVPKWSILIPLILSFATILLEIFFPSFENFFNIVLATAGFFLVAEFFLDSFNTIIFLLKYHKNIKHSITNHNHIIILSGAFFVFIYLGTILALFFVYGPKYFGSSIDLITAIMLLMGLCYTIWLLVSKKEQKIYMADFDDSIDIIPFEKDNGETDAALKDVSDVGKPLF
- a CDS encoding cysteine hydrolase, yielding MKKANGVEIYENLKEILNPERSCLVVWDVQNGLVSRIYNKTEFVSDIKYLINALRGKIPIVYTLITPAAKEFRSSWSYYAMMKRFGVDDPAKLPDFMAKGSSDRNILEDIAPQDGDILLEKPTASIFIGTYFEQMMKNRNINTIIFTGIATEIGVESSARDAANRGFYPVIAEDCVSSMDKDAHGRSLENMRKMFICENSETIVENILK
- a CDS encoding sulfite oxidase-like oxidoreductase, translating into MIPPNQKKVEDLIQLDLGYIPDVNIDDYRLTIQGSVENPAIFTYEDIVKIGNDKVTDDFHCVTGWTKESAEWEGVLSKKLAAIVKPLNNAKYVLIGSYDGYTTNVDTDFLLKDNSIFALKYAGQILTPEHGFPVRLVIPDKYAYKSAKWIKTITFLDKEELGYWEQRGYSNGADPFKEERYA
- a CDS encoding DUF488 family protein, coding for MLNIKRIYDEPSDEDGIRILVDRLWPRGISKEKAKIDFWFKDIAPSNELRKSFHEAAINFKEFKAKYLQELSEYNRIHNSSAGQDLDNSIAEILKLLKTGNKNVTLLYGLKNEINNNAAVLKEFILKQAK
- a CDS encoding nitroreductase, encoding MELFEAIDSRTSKRDFEDKPVSKEIIDKILKLSLRAPSWANSQPWEIAVSTGKTSEFIKTNLYELAKNCTPINPDYPFPDSWPEKQNNNMFETGRHRFEYIGINRDDKEKRTEFSLSNYVFFHSQTAIFIYMDENLGIWSVFDCGFLAQNILLAAHGFGLGACPQAYLVAYPDILRKAFKLPNNKKFLLGISIGYYKKESKVNEIKTFRNEDFINYFE